The genomic window CGAAAGTGATCGCTTCCTTGATATTGGGAAAAAACTTCAGTTTGTTCTCAAGGTACTTCGGCGCAACCATCGTGCCGTCAGCCAGCCAGCCGACGTCCTTCGCCCGATCGATGATCTTTAGATGTCCGGTCTTCTCGTCGAAAAAGCCCGCATCGCCGGTCTTGACGTAACCGTCGAATGTCATGGTTTCCGCGGTCTTTGCTTGATCCTTGAAATATCCGACGAACATGCCGGGCGAGCGAAATTGCACTTCGCCCGATTGCGCAATGCGGATGTCGACGTTCGGGGCCGCCGGACCAACCGTATCGGGGTAGATCTCGCCATCAGGCTGGCACGTCACGTACAGGAAGGCTTCGGTCTGGCCGTAGAGCTGCTTCAGATTTAGTCCGATCGAGCGGTAGAACGCGAACAAGTCCGGACCGATGGCTTCGCCTGCAGTGTATGCGACACGCACCCGGGACAGGCCGAGAACATTCTTGAGAGGTTCGTAGACCAGCAAGCGCCCGAGCGCATAGAGCAACCGGCCCCGCAGCGGCACCTGTTTTCCGGTCAACACCTGCTCGCCATACCGGCGCGCTACGTCGAGAAAGTAGTTGAACATTCGACGCTTGACAGGCGCAGCGTCCTCCATGCGGATCATCAGGCGCGTCAGCATGGCCTCGAAACCACGCGGCGGCGCGAAATAGAAGGTCGGTCCGATCTCGCGCCGATCCTGCTCGATCGTTTCACTACTCTCGGGACATGCCATGCAGAAGCCAGCGACAAGGCCTTGCACATAGTTGAGGTAATGATCGCCCACCCAGGCCAGCGGCAGATATGCGAACACCACGTCGTGGTCGGCCAGTCCGTCGAACCTGGTGGTGTCCGACGCGGCGTCAATGCAGCCTCGCGTCGACAGCATGACGCCCTTCGACGCGCCGGTCGTTCCCGAGGTGTAGAGGATGACCGCGATGTCAGAACCATCACCCTGCCGGACGAATTCATCGATCTGTCCACAGAGCGCCG from Bradyrhizobium zhanjiangense includes these protein-coding regions:
- a CDS encoding AMP-binding protein, with product MADGGSFDTFPKLLLRNATQFGTRPAFRHKDLGIWQTWTWAQVAAIVRAYAAGLHRLGLQPGDKIAVVGSNRPKLYWTMMAAQALQAIPVPVYSDAVAEELAFVLAHAEASFVAAQDQEQVDKVLSVCERVPHLQKILYDESRGLDGYADSRLIAIHDVIEDGRAALTADPALCGQIDEFVRQGDGSDIAVILYTSGTTGASKGVMLSTRGCIDAASDTTRFDGLADHDVVFAYLPLAWVGDHYLNYVQGLVAGFCMACPESSETIEQDRREIGPTFYFAPPRGFEAMLTRLMIRMEDAAPVKRRMFNYFLDVARRYGEQVLTGKQVPLRGRLLYALGRLLVYEPLKNVLGLSRVRVAYTAGEAIGPDLFAFYRSIGLNLKQLYGQTEAFLYVTCQPDGEIYPDTVGPAAPNVDIRIAQSGEVQFRSPGMFVGYFKDQAKTAETMTFDGYVKTGDAGFFDEKTGHLKIIDRAKDVGWLADGTMVAPKYLENKLKFFPNIKEAITFGDSREFVCAMINIDPVAVANWAERNNIAYGSYQELAGHPLVYDMVAKDVAAVNHSLVKERVLAGAQIRRFLILHKELDADDGELTRTQKVRRRFIAERYAPLVTALYDGSHEADISTEVTFEDGRKGTIAARVKIRDMQATGSAESLGKAA